The genomic window AAGTGAACGAAGCGGCGTGGCGCGAGGCGGCGCGCACGCTGAGCGGCGAGCAAGCCTCCGAGAGCTTCGAATCCACGGTGAGCCGGCTGAGGCTTGCGATCGAGCGGGAGAGGAAGCCATGGCTGCTCGGGCTCCTGCGAGACGCCGAGGCGCATGGCATCACGATGCTCGCCGATGATCGCCGCGTGTCGGTCGGTCTCGGCGAAGGCTCGCGCGCGTGGCCCGCGGAAGAGACGCCGCGGGTCATCGAACGAATCCCGTGGAACGATCTCTTCGACGTTCCGACCGCTCTGGTCACCGGCACCAACGGGAAGACGACGTCCGTGCGGCTCCTGGGCGCGATGGCCGAGGCCGCGGGACTCACCGCGGGCGTCACCTCGACGGACCGGGTCACGGTCGGGGACGATGTGGTGGCCACCGGGGACTATTCGGGTCCCAACGGCGCCCGCACGGTGCTGAGGGACCGCCGGGTCCAGATCGCGATGCTCGAGGTCGCGCGCGGCGGGATCCTCCGTCGTGGACTCGGCGTGCCGCGGGCACGGGCCGCACTGGTCACCAACGTGGCCAACGACCACCTGGGTGAGTTCGGCATCTTCGACCTCGAAGCGCTGGCCGACACCAAGATGGTGGTCGCCAAAGCCATCGGCAGGAACGGCCACGTCGTGCTCAATGCCGACGATCCACTCCTTCTCGAGCGCGGCCGTGGTCTGCGTGTCCCGGTCATCTGGTTCACGCTGGATCCCGCGCATCCGGCGCTGGCCGCACACCTGGAAGCAGGCGGCCTGGCCTGCGTTCTCGACGACGACATGCTCGAGGTGGCGCGCGGACACGAATGGCGC from Candidatus Eisenbacteria bacterium includes these protein-coding regions:
- a CDS encoding Mur ligase family protein codes for the protein MRLLDSRRLTGPSLLLDGPGAILDIALEGADAAPAAEAWRSALDRILAAIGWKQTVVADRAHRDGLNLAFAAPPDTLYAATEVNEAAWREAARTLSGEQASESFESTVSRLRLAIERERKPWLLGLLRDAEAHGITMLADDRRVSVGLGEGSRAWPAEETPRVIERIPWNDLFDVPTALVTGTNGKTTSVRLLGAMAEAAGLTAGVTSTDRVTVGDDVVATGDYSGPNGARTVLRDRRVQIAMLEVARGGILRRGLGVPRARAALVTNVANDHLGEFGIFDLEALADTKMVVAKAIGRNGHVVLNADDPLLLERGRGLRVPVIWFTLDPAHPALAAHLEAGGLACVLDDDMLEVARGHEWREIVPVADVPLAFGGAARHNIANALGAIAVAIALGLPESAIRRGLMAFDSTPAANPGRGNVWRFQGLSVIVDFAHNPHGLAAL